Genomic window (Deltaproteobacteria bacterium):
TGCGCCGCCGCGGCGCGGGCGCTCTCAGCCGCCAACACGTGCCCGTTATCCACCTGAATGGCCCGGGCGGATATTTCAGCACGACAGGAGTGCAGGTTGAAGTTGGCGATTTTGCCGCCATCCTTTGCTATCGCTCGTCCCACGATCACCACCTCCGCGTCATAGTCACGACCCAGAGCGGCTGCTTCGCTGTCGGACGGACTGGGAGACAATTTGCGGCGGGGATTTTTCAAGGAATGATCGACGACAACAAAGCTCTTGCTCAGGAAATACTGCTGCAAGGAAGCGTCCACGATGAATTGGCCCATACCCGAGGTTCCCTGCCACCAGGCGACAGGGGCTCCGCCGCTGACGTCCTGCTCGGCGATCATGAATAAAACTCGGGGCTTTCCCACGCGCACGATCACCCGATCGAGGTCTTCTTTTAAGGGCCCCATCCTTACCGTCGCTTGAAGAGACACTCGTACCATCCCCTCATCTTTCGACTCTCCCAGCACTTTATAGTCCTGGATATAGCCCACGGACCGGGCATAAATTTCGTCCCGAATTACGCTGTAATTCTGGGTGATGGTTTCGGAGTCGATCAGAACTCCTACGCTCAGCTCAACAGCCTTGCGCTGCGCGTCCTTGATGGCCCGATCCCGGGCCAGAGCCTCGTCTCCGGCCAGGATGGCGCCTACGCCTTCGGCCGTTACCGTCCGTACCTCGACCGCATTCGCCCAGGCCGGGAGGCACCAGATAAAAGCGATGCAAACGAGCAGACACTTTTTGAATCCTTTCATGAGTTCCTCCCATGTCCGACGACTGATTTCCTGATGTTCACACCGGAAGAATTTCTCAACATTACATCCGAATTGTTCAGCACGATCCCGGGGTCCTGTCTTGATCGAAAAAGCCGCCGCCCCTGTCGACGCTTACTTGACAGTGGTAAACGTGAAGAAACGGTGCTCACCCGGCTTGGTGGTGACCGTACCGAGGTCGATGTTCTCCAGGATGTTTCCGGCGGAATCCGTGCAATTCACCTGAAGTGAATAAAGCCCCGGTGGAACCGCCAGTTTAGCCACACGGATCTCCGACGGCAACCCTTGCCAGAAGCGCAGGTCCGCCTTTTCGGAAAGAACCGCGTAGACGTTTCCGAGGGCTCCGATCACCCAACCCCAGGTATCTCCCCACTGATTTCGAGCCTGCTGCTCCGCAATCTTGGTGGCTGCATATTTCGCCGCTGCACGGGCGATGGCTTTAGCCATTATGCGGGTCTTGCGGTTCTCGAGATTAGCCTTTGCTATACGGCCTACAGGATCTCCCAACTCGGTATTTGCGGTCAGTATTTTCTCGCCGGCCGTGGGGCGGGCCACGATTTGGGAGCCCGCGATACGGCTCGTCCGATCCTGGTATACCGGGAAAGCCAATTTTACGATATGTCCATCCGGAAGAGGACTGATGATACTGCGCTCCACTTTCACCGGAGATTTTCCGCTGAAATGAATGAACGTCAACTCCGATAACTTCTTTTTCTGGTCCACTGAAAGGTAAGGCACCTTGCCGTATTTTCGTGTGGCCTCTTTGAATTCGGCCGTTCCCATCCATTTGGCGACGGTGAGATAACTCGATTTGAGCAAATCGGGAGGCCCAACGAGGTAATCGTTTCCATAGTCGGTTTCGTAAACGTCCAATGCTTTCCGGTAGGCGATGAACGCATCGTTCAGGTTGGCCGAGGTGGGATCGGTTTCGTACAACATCCCCACAAGCCATCGAGCAAATGCATCCTCTTTGTAGACGTTCTTCTTGTCTTCCGGATACTGGCTGTTGATGGCGGTCAGTTTGGAGTCCACTTTCCGGGCTTCCACTAGGGCGTCCTCGATACCGCCGCTCTTGACGTAGCCCAGGGCCCGGAACAGGTTGATCATGACCGATTCGAAATCTTCTCCACGATAAGGCGCCGCCAAATCGTTTACAATAAACGTGGACGCCTGGACGGTGAGTGATTTGGTGTACAGATCCTGCTCCAGACTTTCCGCTTCGGCGAGAATGGCTTGTCCGGTTTCGAAATCTCCGGCATAGAGATACGTCAGCCCGCTCTCGAGGAGGAAGAGCAGACGGTCTTTATCCCCGAATTGGGATTCGTTGAGCTTTAAAGCGGCGCAGGCTCCGCTATAATCGCCGCGTTCCATCAGAGGCACAACCTGGTTGTATACCGGAAGGTGGAACGTGTGGGGATCTTGTGCGACCGTTTCCTCGTATTGGGAAGAGGAAGGGGCCTGTTCCTCCGTCTTCCGCTTCGCCTCTCCGCGGCTGCTCGAGCCGCGTTCAGCGGAAAAGGGGTCTTCCCTTCCGGTGCGGGGCGGCTCGACTCGCGCTTGCCGGCCCGGTTCCTTGCTTCCGGCACGATCCGTACCCGGCTCCATGGAAAAGGAGTCCGAGCGGGACGCTCCCTTCCGGATGGCGCTTCGGCTCTGCTCCGCGGGCCGGTCCTCCCGGGCTTTCGGGGCTCTTTGGGTCCCTTCTTGAGAAAAGGAATCTTTTCGCTCCGGCCTGGGTTGAGCCGTACATCCCGCGAAACAAGGGTAAACGATCGCCGCTAGTAAAACGGCAAATAAGCCAAAGCTCTCGAAGAAGGTCTTTCTGAAAAAATGAGGGCCTATCTTGAGCCTGTTGCCCATATGAAACGACTCCGGGATGAGAGGCGAGGCATCGGTGTCCTACAATTTGTATTTTGACCGTTTGACGTATTTCTTTATCTGTTTCTCTCCGATCCAGGCCTTCTTGTTGGATTCAAGGTGGATGAGTTCCAGATTCACCTGGTACAGGATGACGTACTGCCCTTCGATTTGATCCTTGATGGAATTCACCGATCCGGTGAGCATATAGTCCGCTCCCGCTTCCTCACTGAGGGATTTCGCCGTATCGGAACTGGTAAAACCCTGCTGCATATCGGCCTTTTCTTCACGCAGTTCCCTGCGCTCGTCCTTGGAGGCCACGAAATCGACCCGTCCGGAGTTAATGAGAGCCCGTTCGAGGTTTTTCACGAAGACCTGGGTATTGATATGTTCGTGGCTGCGGTTCAGCACCGTTCCGACAATGACAGTGGGGTTTTTGCCACTGTGACCCGACTTGAACGAATCCAGCCAGGGTCGGCCCAAACAATCCAGAATCATCTCGTCCGCGACGAGCTGTGAATCGGAATCGTTCCACTTTCCGCTCAGATCGATGGTCTCTCCCACGTCGGTCCTGCGAACTTCAGGAGCTGAACTGCATCCCACGATCAGGAAAAGCCCCAGACAAAAGAAAAGCGCCTGTGTAGAAACCGACTGCTTCATATTGATTTCCTCCCCTGCTTCCATTGAAAAACTTTTGTTTCACAAAAAGATAGCACGCTCTATAATACATATGCAATGCAAACATAAGGTGAACTGGAACCCTCGCCGGGACGGAGAGGGGAGAGGTCGTCTCCTTGGTGATCGAGTAAGGTGCGATCGGCCGAACGTCACGATTTTATTTGACTTTTTCTCTGTAATCAACTATAAGCCGAAATTCTTGAGAGCTCCACGACTCCGGGGAACTCACATGCGACGATTGCTCCTCAATACATCATGGTTGCAACTCCTTACCATCAGTCTGATCATTACTTCTCTGATCCTGGTTCTCTATTTTATCAAACCCGCGTTCACCGAAATTCTGGAATCGAAAACGCTTGACCTTCGTTTCTTGTACAGGGGACCGGTGGCGACCACGGGAACGGTGGTCTTGGCCAAGATCGATGAAAAAAGCCTGGATACCATAGGGAAATGGCCGTGGCCGAGAACTACGTTCGTCGGTCTGATCGAAAAGCTCGAGCAGGCCGGGGCCAGTGTCATGGCATTGGATGTGGGTTTTTTTGAACCCGATGAAGGCGCCGCTTTGGAAGTATTGAGGGATCTGGGGATGGAATTGGCATCCAAAGACCTGCTTTCCACCGAGATCATGAACGTACTGGAGAAGCGCGCCGAGGTACTGGGTCCGGATTTCCAGTTTGCCGAGGCCGTCAAAAAGTCAAAGACCAAGGTCGTGTTGGGCTATTTCTTCCATCCGACGCCCGCCGGAATTTCCCACCTCGAGGAGGGCTCCGTCCAGGAAAAGCTCAAGCTTATCAGATCGTCGGCTTACCGTATGATTCGGTACCGTTCCGAGGAGGCCAAATCCGTTCCTCTGATCGCCATGTATATGCCTGAAGCCAACCTTCCGGTGCTTTCTGAAGCGACCCGGTTCTCAGGATACTTTAATATCTTTCCCGACCCGGATGGGGTAGTCCGGTGGATGCCTCTGGTGCTTCGTTGTGAACGGTACCTGTTTCCTTCTCTCAGCGTGAGAGCCATCGAGGCCCACCATGGGGGAGGACCGTCCCGCCTCACGCTGTCTTCTTATGGCGTAGAATCGCTTCGAGTGGGCGAAACGGAAATACCGACGGACGAACTTGGACGCATGATGATTCCCTACCCCGGCCCGCAAGGAGCGTTTGCCTCCTTTTCCGTTTCGGATATTTTGGAGGGCAAAGTGCCGAGGGAGCAACTCGAGAACAAAATCGTCGTCGTGGGCGCCACCGCGGTGGGTCTCTACGACCTTCGAGTCACTCCCTTCAGCTCTACGATGCCCGGGCTGGAGATACATGCGGCCGTGATGGACAGTGTCCTCAGTAATCGTTTCCTGGTGCGGCCCCAATGGCTTTCCCTGTTCGATATCGCATTGATCGTTTTTGTGGGAGTGGGTTTGGGAACCTTGCTGTCGCGTCTCAGGGCCGTCGGAGGCGCGTTGTGCAGCGGAGCCTTTCTGATAGGCTATTCCGTTTTCGCCCAATTCATGTTCTCTTCCAGGGGTGTATGGATCAGTGTGGTATATCCGTGTCTGAATCTCATCCTGATCTATTCCTCGGTGACGGCGGTGCGTTACCTTAAGGAAGAGAAGGAACGGCAGAAGGTAAAGCACGCCTTCAATCATTATCTTACCGCTTCAGTAGTCAACGAAATTCTCAGAGATCCGGAAAAGCTGAAACTGGGAGGAGACAAGAAGACGCTTACCGTTCTCTTTTCCGACATACGGGGATTCACCAGCATCAGCGAACGGTTGACTCCGGAAGACCTGGTCCGCCTGCTGAATCGTTACTTGACCTTGATGACCGATATCGTCTTCAAGTACGAGGGGACGCTGGACAAATACATCGGAGATGCGGTAATGGCCATCTGGGGGGCGCCTTTGTGGCAGACTGATCACGCTTCCCGCGCCTGCGATGCGGCGGTGGACATGATAATAGCTCTGAATCAGTTGCAGCCCCTTCTGGACGAGATGCAGATTCCCCAGTTCAGGATCGGCATCGGCATCAACACCGGCGATATGGTGGTGGGCAATATGGGATCGGACGAGCGCTTTGACTATACGGTCATGGGAGACAGCGTGAACCTGGGATCCCGTCTCGAAGGTACGAACAAAGAATATGGGACTAGTGTCATTATCAGCGGGAGTACGTACCAGAATGTGAAAGACCTTTTTCTTTGCAGAGAGCTGGATTGCATCCGGGTGAAAGGGAAAACGGAACCCATCACGATTTACGAGCTTCTCGGGAGGTTGAGGGAAGGGTCGACCGAGCGGGATCTGGCGGACCGATTTCATGTGGCGCTTTCCCTCTACAAAACCCGAAATTTCAAAGAATCCGCGGAAAAATTCGAAGATATCATGAAAGCGTATCCGCAAGATAACCCGTCGAAGCTATACCTGGAAAGATGCCGGCAATACCTGCTTCAGCCTCCTCCGGAGGATTGGGACGGCGTTTTTACAATGACTCATAAGTAGCACGGAGAAAGATATTGGAATTGAAACGTAACGCGCGGTTGTTTGGCCGCGTGATTGCCGCGTTCAGTATGTGCTTATTGCTATGGGCGGCGCAAGCGAGTCCTGTCGATCCGGCGGACGAAGATGCGACAAGCCTGCGTGACGCCCTCGATCTGTTAAACCAGGGTGGATTTCTGGAATCAATAGGGGCCCTTAAAGATCTCTCCCAGCGAGCGGGGGATCCCGAGACCAAGGCTCAGTCCCTCGTCCACGTAGGCGATATATACAGCTACTTTCTGGACGATTACGATCAGGCGATGGCTGCGTATACTACCGCCATCGAGCAGTATGGAGGATTGGAAGAGACGGCCAATGCCTATTTCAACATGGGAATGATCCTTTTTGAACGAAAGCGTCCCAAAGACGCCATCGAGTATTTCGAAGCTTATTTGAAACACTTTCCGCAGGGAAGCCGTAGCCCGACAGCCGCGTTCATGTTGGAAGAGTGCAAGGCCGAGCCTTCGGAACCTCTTACGCCCGAGCCGGAGCCGGAGAAGACCGGCCCTGCTCCTCCCGCAACTCCTCCGGAAATCGCATCCGCTCCCAAACAGGCCCCGGTGCAGCCGCCTGAGGAGGTATACTCGAAGATCCCAACCGCAGAGAAAGAACCGTCTGTTCGCGTACTCGTTGAAGAAGGAGGGTCCTCGGTCACCGTATCGTCAAGCCGACCGCTATTGTTGTCAGACGACCGGGATCGTGATCGAAGCGTGCAACGCCCACCAGGATCGAAGACGCGCCTGACTGTTGGTAAACGGGGAGTGAAAATGGCGGACAACGGGTTCGAAGCGGAGCGGATTCGGGTGACCTCTCCGGACCCGAATGGCCGTGTCCGGTGCGCCGATCGAGAGTTCAGGGGCGACTTGCTGATGTACAAGAACTCCGGAAACGGAACCCTGGCCGTGGTAAACGTCCTCCCGCTGGAGCAATACCTGTACGGTGTCCTGCCTAAAGAAATTCCGGCGGGATGGCCGGAAGAGGCGTTGAA
Coding sequences:
- a CDS encoding penicillin-binding protein activator LpoB gives rise to the protein MKQSVSTQALFFCLGLFLIVGCSSAPEVRRTDVGETIDLSGKWNDSDSQLVADEMILDCLGRPWLDSFKSGHSGKNPTVIVGTVLNRSHEHINTQVFVKNLERALINSGRVDFVASKDERRELREEKADMQQGFTSSDTAKSLSEEAGADYMLTGSVNSIKDQIEGQYVILYQVNLELIHLESNKKAWIGEKQIKKYVKRSKYKL
- a CDS encoding adenylate/guanylate cyclase domain-containing protein, translating into MRRLLLNTSWLQLLTISLIITSLILVLYFIKPAFTEILESKTLDLRFLYRGPVATTGTVVLAKIDEKSLDTIGKWPWPRTTFVGLIEKLEQAGASVMALDVGFFEPDEGAALEVLRDLGMELASKDLLSTEIMNVLEKRAEVLGPDFQFAEAVKKSKTKVVLGYFFHPTPAGISHLEEGSVQEKLKLIRSSAYRMIRYRSEEAKSVPLIAMYMPEANLPVLSEATRFSGYFNIFPDPDGVVRWMPLVLRCERYLFPSLSVRAIEAHHGGGPSRLTLSSYGVESLRVGETEIPTDELGRMMIPYPGPQGAFASFSVSDILEGKVPREQLENKIVVVGATAVGLYDLRVTPFSSTMPGLEIHAAVMDSVLSNRFLVRPQWLSLFDIALIVFVGVGLGTLLSRLRAVGGALCSGAFLIGYSVFAQFMFSSRGVWISVVYPCLNLILIYSSVTAVRYLKEEKERQKVKHAFNHYLTASVVNEILRDPEKLKLGGDKKTLTVLFSDIRGFTSISERLTPEDLVRLLNRYLTLMTDIVFKYEGTLDKYIGDAVMAIWGAPLWQTDHASRACDAAVDMIIALNQLQPLLDEMQIPQFRIGIGINTGDMVVGNMGSDERFDYTVMGDSVNLGSRLEGTNKEYGTSVIISGSTYQNVKDLFLCRELDCIRVKGKTEPITIYELLGRLREGSTERDLADRFHVALSLYKTRNFKESAEKFEDIMKAYPQDNPSKLYLERCRQYLLQPPPEDWDGVFTMTHK
- a CDS encoding SpoIID/LytB domain-containing protein, with protein sequence MELKRNARLFGRVIAAFSMCLLLWAAQASPVDPADEDATSLRDALDLLNQGGFLESIGALKDLSQRAGDPETKAQSLVHVGDIYSYFLDDYDQAMAAYTTAIEQYGGLEETANAYFNMGMILFERKRPKDAIEYFEAYLKHFPQGSRSPTAAFMLEECKAEPSEPLTPEPEPEKTGPAPPATPPEIASAPKQAPVQPPEEVYSKIPTAEKEPSVRVLVEEGGSSVTVSSSRPLLLSDDRDRDRSVQRPPGSKTRLTVGKRGVKMADNGFEAERIRVTSPDPNGRVRCADREFRGDLLMYKNSGNGTLAVVNVLPLEQYLYGVLPKEIPAGWPEEALKAQAVAARSYALFMIRKRENQPYDVVATVMSQVYGGATAERLETNQAVDATRGQILVYGGNPIMAYFHSNSGGQTTSAGAVWSADVPYLNGVTDPFSRRAPNNSWKDRLTLDMVQKKLSKGGYDVGAISSLEVAAWDASGRAKEIRIHHSRGITVLSGNQFRLKVGAEKVRSTLFRLSRNASELVFEGKGFGHGVGMSQWGAYQMALEGHTYDSILRHYYGTADLSRKL